The Streptomyces sp. 135 sequence ACGGGGCGTGCTGGGTTCCGTACGCCCCGTGGCCGGGCGGCTTCCGGCGGAGCAGGGTAGCCGGACCTCGGCCGTACGGCCACCCCATGCGCAAGGATGGGCCCATGAACGCCATCATCTCCGCATCCGAACTCGCGAGCGACCTGGCGGGCGAGAATCCGCCGGTCCTGCTCGATGTCCGCTGGCAGCACCAGGGCTCCCTGCGCGACGCCTACGAGGAAGGGCACATTCCGTCGGCTGTCTTCGTCGACCTGGACGCCGACCTGGCAGGACCCGCGGGCCCCCGGGGCCGCCACCCGCTCCCCGACGTGGACCACTTCGGGGCCGTGATGCGGGCCGCGGGGGTCTCGGCGGACCGCGCTGTCGTCGTGTACGACGGTGGCCAGAACTGGGCGGCCGCACGCCTGTGGTGGATGTTGCGCTGGACGGGGCACGCCTGCGTGCGTGTCCTTGACGGCGGCCTCGCCCTGTGGACCGGCCCCCTGGAGTCGGGCGCCGGAACGGCCCCGGCCGAGGGCACGTTCGAGCCGGCCCCCAACAGCACGGACTTCCTCGACGCGGACTCCGCGGCGGCCCTGGCCCGCTCCGGCCTGCTCCTGGACGCCCGCGCGGCCGAGCGCTACCGCGGCGAGGTCGAGCCGATCGACAAGGTGGCCGGGCACATCCCCGGCGCGGTCTCGGCGCCGACCACCGAGAACGTCGCACAGGACGGCCGCTTCAAGCCCGCCGCCGAGCTGGCGGACCGCTTCAAGGCACTGGGTGCCTCCGGTACTTCGGAGGTCGGCGTCTACTGCGGCTCGGGCGTCTCGGGCGCCCATGAGGTGCTGGCCCTCGCGGTCGCGGGCATTCCGGCCGCGCTGTACGTCGGCTCCTGGTCGGAGTGGTCGGCGGACGGTTCGCGTCCGGTCGCCACGGGCCCGGACCCGCAGTAGTCCGGTACGCGCGTGGGGCCCCGCACCAACTGGTGCGGGGCCCCACGCGCGTACCCGCGGCTACTCCTGCTTCTTGCGGCGCGTGCCGAAGACGATCTCGTCCCAGCTGGGCACCGCGGCGCGGCGCCCTGGGCGCACTCCGTCGGCCTCGGCCTGGCGGTCGGTGGAACCGACCAGGCGGTCGCGGTGGCTGGCCACCGAGCGCGGCATGAGGACGTCCGCGTAGGCCGAGCCGGCGCCGGCCGACGCCGCGGGCGGCTCCTCGGCCTCCGGCTCCAGCTCGGGCTCTTCCTGGGCGGGCGGCGGCAGTTCCGCGGTGGTCGCGGCCGAGGGCCGCTCGGGCACCACCATGTCGCCACGGAAGCTGGGCACCGCCTCCAGGAGGCTGGTCAGCGAGTCGCGCTCCTGCTCGGCGACCGCGGGCACCACGCCGTCGGTCTCCTCCGCCGGTTCGGCGGGGGAGGCCGGGATGCTCTGGCGGTCGAGCTGCCGGTCCAGGGCGCGGTCGAGTGGCCGCTCCGGCGGACGGTCCCGGGGGAGCCGGGCGATGCGCGGCACGAACGGGAAGCTGGGCTCGGGCGCGGCGATGTCGTCCGTCTCGCCGATCAGCGAGCGCGCCTCGTCGTCCACGGCCTGGACGAGCCGCCGGGGCGGGTCGTACGTCCAGCTCGCGGAGTGCGGCTCGGTCGCGACGCGGTAGACGAGCAGGACCTCCCAGGTGCCGTCGTCACGGCGCCAGGAGTCCCACTGGACGGACTCCTTGTCGGCGCCGCGCAGCAGCAGCCGCTCCTGCACGGCCTCGCCGAGCTGGGGCCCGGTGTTCTCACCCGGACGGCGTACGGGGGTCTTTCTGGCGCGCTCCGCCATGAAGGCGCGCTCAGCGAGCACGGGGCCTTCGAACCGGCGGACGCGGTCGACCGGGATCCCGGCGAACTGGGCCACTTCTTCCGCACTGGCACCGGCACGTATCCGCGCCTGGATGTCGCGCGGGCGGAGGTGGCTCTCCACCTCGATCTCGATCTGTCCGAGTCGGGGCCGGTCGCCGCGGACGGCCGCACGCAGCCGCTCATCGATCGGAAGCGTGTACTCCGTGCTGTCCGCAGCCTTCAGCACCAGCCGTGTGCCGTCGTTGCTGACGGCCACGACACGCAGTTCGGGCATGGGGACCTCCCGGGTGGTGCCTGCCGACGTCACGTGCGTCGCTGCTTCCGCTAGTCGAGTGTGGCCTGCCCGGGTGCAGCCTGCCACAACCTTGCCGAGTTGCCCGGCGTGTCGGGCAGGGGCCCTGGACCGCCGTTATGGCACGGTAACCATTTTGCAACGCTAAGTGACGACTTTCGCCACCCTGTGCGGCTAGCCCCCCACCCGGCGGTCCTGGTAAGGCCCCGGGCACCCTGGCGGGAGACCGGACCCAGGGCTCGCAACAGTACTCCATTCGGGCCACGCGGGTGGACCGCCGCGCCGCCGAACTTCTCATGGGGGAAGGGAGTTGGCGGACTTTTCGCCGCTTGTCGCTCCCGCGCGCGCGTGGCGCACTTCACGGAATCACCCGAAACGGAACTAATCCCTTCGGTCATACGTCCCCTTCTCGTGCAGTGAGTCGAAAAGGCGAGGAAGGCAGGCAAGGGTCGGAGATGCGAGTTAAGCCGGATTCCGGCAAGGAGTCGAAGGACCAGGAGGAGCCGGAGGAGAAGCGGCGCCTCGATCTCAGCGTGCCTCAGGTGGCCGGGAGCGCCATCGCCGCGG is a genomic window containing:
- a CDS encoding sulfurtransferase, translated to MNAIISASELASDLAGENPPVLLDVRWQHQGSLRDAYEEGHIPSAVFVDLDADLAGPAGPRGRHPLPDVDHFGAVMRAAGVSADRAVVVYDGGQNWAAARLWWMLRWTGHACVRVLDGGLALWTGPLESGAGTAPAEGTFEPAPNSTDFLDADSAAALARSGLLLDARAAERYRGEVEPIDKVAGHIPGAVSAPTTENVAQDGRFKPAAELADRFKALGASGTSEVGVYCGSGVSGAHEVLALAVAGIPAALYVGSWSEWSADGSRPVATGPDPQ
- the sepH gene encoding septation protein SepH — encoded protein: MPELRVVAVSNDGTRLVLKAADSTEYTLPIDERLRAAVRGDRPRLGQIEIEVESHLRPRDIQARIRAGASAEEVAQFAGIPVDRVRRFEGPVLAERAFMAERARKTPVRRPGENTGPQLGEAVQERLLLRGADKESVQWDSWRRDDGTWEVLLVYRVATEPHSASWTYDPPRRLVQAVDDEARSLIGETDDIAAPEPSFPFVPRIARLPRDRPPERPLDRALDRQLDRQSIPASPAEPAEETDGVVPAVAEQERDSLTSLLEAVPSFRGDMVVPERPSAATTAELPPPAQEEPELEPEAEEPPAASAGAGSAYADVLMPRSVASHRDRLVGSTDRQAEADGVRPGRRAAVPSWDEIVFGTRRKKQE